One window of the Rosa rugosa chromosome 3, drRosRugo1.1, whole genome shotgun sequence genome contains the following:
- the LOC133739423 gene encoding uncharacterized protein LOC133739423, which produces MKFSMFFFLCLLPLLFQHSHSTTILVDGVSEWKNPTVHIGDSIIFKHKYHYNLYIFQNQRAFNVCNFTRATLLNKPDSTSYTWHPSRPGFFYFSFNNGSLLNTCQDTQKLAIKVALTTMAPVAAPEPSSKTGSGGSGGSGGGVVSSSPTYPWPFQPHQASLSPSPGPSVGSLIPNKGAGMPFINSNPAVPLPTGEVDSATIRPIPTSGHQGQVLVGLFAAQMALFSVVLLML; this is translated from the exons ATGAAGTTCTCCatgttcttcttcctctgtttGCTCCCTTTACTCTTCCAGCATTCTCACTCCACCACAATACTAGTGGATGGAGTTTCAGAGTGGAAGAACCCTACTGTTCATATTGGAGACTCCATCA TTTTCAAGCACAAGTATCACTACAACCTCTACATTTTCCAGAACCAAAGAGCCTTCAATGTCTGCAATTTCACTCGAGCCACACTTCTTAATAAACCCGATTCCACATCCTATACG TGGCACCCATCACGGCCCGGTTTCTTCTACTTCTCCTTCAACAACGGTTCTCTGCTCAATACATGCCAAGACACACAAAAGCTTGCCATAAAAGTTGCTTTAACAACAATGGCTCCAGTGGCAGCCCCAGAACCCAGTTCCAAGACAGGTTCTGGTGGCAGTGGCGGCAGTGGTGGTGGTGTAGTGTCATCTTCTCCAACATATCCATGGCCTTTCCAACCTCACCAAGCATCCTTATCGCCAAGTCCAGGGCCAAGTGTCGGCTCTTTAATTCCAAATAAAGGTGCTGGCATGCCATTTATCAACAGCAACCCTGCTGTTCCTTTGCCTACTGGTGAAGTTGATTCTGCTACAATTCGCCCGATACCAACATCTGGCCACCAGGGACAG GTGTTGGTGGGGTTATTTGCTGCGCAAATGGCTCTATTTAGTGTGGTTCTCTTGATGCTGTAA
- the LOC133740326 gene encoding uncharacterized protein LOC133740326 yields the protein MDLELGLKITKNADDHTSSSDFRIAKDKSGPVFISTETESAYILTAHLKGHRKEHVDIDINEDETQLGIAVEKPVQEKVMSGWSMNKKEGETRGFRKVFRIPDGVVLSRIKAKINEQDSTLRIFMPKVVKGFVGAGVEELKEEEVIIGKPQMTEAASDEVPEKISEKMKMDKNPQAKGKEVDKEEYTKEVVLDDQDLQTNDRRETKGGGMASEESEERKNIAKTKQADRIEKEREDAKKRIKEKTHGGVKNDKSTEAITHQVAKPSQEIEEIEPESRPPNANEMPKATPEKKEVLDKGESSEMRKGKDVREKSTPEKKPAASEKSKLLSTPLIIAGSALLVTIVLLAIHRIRKRKQ from the exons ATGGATCTTGAATTAGGACTCAAGATCACCAAAAATGCAGATGATCATACTTCCTCTTCTGATTTTCGGATTGCGAAGGACAAATCTGGTCCTGTTTTCATATCCACCGAAACAGAAAGCGCGTACATCCTCACTGCCCATCTTAAAG GTCATAGAAAAGAGCATGTTGATATTGACATAAATGAAGACGAGACTCAGCTAGGCATTGCTGTGGAGAAGCCAGTTCAAGAGAAGGTGATGTCAGGATGGTCAATGAACAAGAAAGAAGGGGAGACAAGGGGATTCAGAAAAGTCTTTCGGATCCCAGATGGAGTGGTTTTGAGTCGAATCAAGGCCAAGATTAATGAACAAGACTCGACTCTCAGAATCTTCATGCCAAAAGTGGTGAAAGGATTTGTTGGTGCTGGGGTTGAGGAActgaaagaagaagaggtgatCATAGGGAAACCACAGATGACAGAAGCTGCAAGTGATGAGGTTCCTGAAAAAATCagtgagaaaatgaaaatggataAGAACCCTCAGGCTAAAGGAAAAGAGGTAGATAAAGAAGAGTACACGAAAGAAGTTGTATTAGATGATCAAGATTTGCAGACCAATGATCGAAGAGAAACTAAAGGTGGAGGGATGGCGTCAGAAGAAAGTGAAGAACGAAAGAATATTGCAAAGACTAAACAAGCTGATAGaattgagaaagagagagaggatgcTAAAAAAAGAATCAAGGAAAAAACACATGGAGGAGTCAAGAATGATAAGAGCACTGAAGCAATAACTCATCAAGTTGCTAAACCATCACAAGAAATTGAAGAAATCGAACCAGAATCGAGACCCCCCAACGCGAACGAAATGCCAAAAGCAACGCCAGAGAAGAAGGAAGTACTTGACAAGGGTGAATCTTCTGAAATGCGGAAAGGAAAAGATGTGCGTGAGAAATCAACTCCAGAGAAGAAGCCTGCTGCGTCAGAAAAGTCCAAGTTGCTGTCCACTCCTTTGATCATTGCAGGTTCAGCCCTTCTCGTCACTATTGTACTGCTAGCAATTCACAGGATTAGGAAAAGAAAGCAATAG